A single window of Methanothermobacter marburgensis str. Marburg DNA harbors:
- the cbiM gene encoding cobalt ECF transporter S component CbiM, giving the protein MHIMEGFLPPEWCLFWYLLSAPVIVYGLIRIIRISDERPEAKPLLAVSGAFMFVLSSLKLPSVTGSCSHPTGNGLGAVLFGPAVTSVLALIVLIFQALLLAHGGITTLGANVFSMGIIGPVCAWGIYRITRSAIPSSAAVFLAAFLGDLMTYVTTSIQLALAFPKPGFMEALVKFMVIFAYTQVPLAVAEGLLTVVIFENILKLKPDIMEKLQVIGKPAVEG; this is encoded by the coding sequence TTGCATATCATGGAAGGATTTCTGCCCCCGGAGTGGTGTCTCTTCTGGTATCTCCTATCGGCACCTGTCATAGTTTATGGTTTAATCAGGATAATAAGGATTTCAGATGAGAGGCCCGAGGCAAAACCGCTTCTTGCAGTTAGCGGCGCGTTCATGTTTGTTCTATCATCCCTTAAACTTCCATCTGTAACTGGTAGCTGTTCACACCCCACAGGTAATGGGCTCGGGGCTGTACTCTTCGGCCCTGCAGTCACATCTGTCTTGGCACTCATTGTTCTCATATTCCAGGCGCTGCTCCTTGCCCATGGGGGCATAACAACCCTGGGGGCAAACGTGTTCTCCATGGGTATCATTGGCCCGGTCTGTGCCTGGGGAATCTACAGGATCACAAGGTCAGCGATACCCTCATCTGCCGCGGTCTTCCTTGCAGCATTTCTGGGCGACCTTATGACCTATGTGACAACATCAATCCAGCTTGCGCTTGCATTCCCTAAACCCGGTTTCATGGAAGCCCTTGTGAAGTTCATGGTGATATTCGCCTACACCCAGGTTCCACTGGCGGTTGCCGAGGGCCTTCTCACCGTGGTGATATTTGAGAACATCCTCAAGCTCAAGCCTGATATAATGGAGAAACTTCAGGTTATAGGAAAACCTGCTGTGGAGGGTTAA
- a CDS encoding energy-coupling factor ABC transporter substrate-binding protein, with product MDKRHTIMLIAVAVIAIAPLVIYSGLGEDQGYFGGADDSASKAISETGYKPWFQPIWEPPSGEIESLLFALQAAIGALIIGYVFGYYRGRGESPE from the coding sequence ATGGATAAAAGACACACCATAATGCTCATTGCAGTTGCGGTGATTGCCATAGCACCCCTTGTAATCTACAGTGGCCTTGGAGAGGATCAGGGATACTTTGGGGGGGCAGATGACAGTGCAAGCAAGGCAATATCTGAAACAGGGTATAAACCCTGGTTCCAGCCAATATGGGAGCCACCAAGTGGTGAGATAGAGAGCTTGCTATTTGCTCTCCAGGCCGCCATAGGTGCCCTCATAATAGGATACGTCTTTGGCTACTACAGGGGGAGGGGAGAATCCCCTGAATAA
- the cbiQ gene encoding cobalt ECF transporter T component CbiQ has product MNISVDHYAHTNGLRNTSPGFKMALAIITMLISVLSPNPVIPLIIAFLMTLLILFAADIPASYYLRFAAIPVGFGVLTLVLMALFFGVNPLVTFMGLRIYSDGLHTGILVFSRILGGFSCLAFLALTTPLNEVFHELGRLGLPAAFIEIALLMYRSIFVFLEEASVMYNAQDSRLGYSGIKNSYRSLGLLAGNLFIRSWLRGETVYRSMEARCYQGTMPSIRRQSIGAREAVMIALFDGLLLVGLLFTSKGVIF; this is encoded by the coding sequence ATGAACATATCTGTTGACCACTATGCACATACCAATGGCCTCAGAAACACGAGCCCTGGCTTTAAGATGGCCCTGGCCATTATCACAATGCTCATTTCAGTCCTATCACCAAACCCTGTTATACCCCTCATCATCGCATTTCTAATGACACTCCTGATTCTCTTTGCAGCGGATATACCCGCCTCATACTACCTGCGGTTTGCCGCCATCCCTGTGGGATTCGGTGTTCTGACACTCGTGCTCATGGCGCTATTCTTTGGTGTGAACCCCCTTGTAACATTCATGGGCCTAAGGATCTACAGTGATGGCCTGCACACTGGTATTCTAGTCTTCTCGAGGATACTCGGCGGGTTTTCATGTCTTGCCTTTCTCGCACTCACGACACCCCTCAATGAGGTCTTCCATGAACTTGGAAGGCTGGGTCTTCCAGCGGCTTTCATTGAGATAGCCCTCCTCATGTACAGGTCCATATTTGTTTTCCTTGAGGAGGCGTCAGTGATGTATAATGCCCAGGATTCAAGGCTAGGCTACAGTGGTATTAAAAATTCCTACAGGTCCCTGGGGCTCCTTGCAGGTAACCTCTTTATAAGGTCCTGGCTGAGGGGTGAAACGGTGTACCGTTCAATGGAGGCGAGGTGCTATCAGGGGACCATGCCATCCATCAGAAGGCAGTCCATTGGAGCCCGTGAAGCGGTTATGATAGCATTATTTGATGGGTTACTTTTAGTGGGGCTTCTTTTCACATCAAAGGGTGTCATCTTCTAA
- a CDS encoding ATP-binding cassette domain-containing protein: protein MKIIEAVNIRYTYPDGTEALKGIDFHAKKGEVVALLGPNGAGKSTLFLHFNGILQPTSGKVLVDGKEIDYSKSGLIKVRQKVGIVFQNPDDQLFAPRVDEDVAFGPLNMGLDEDEVEERVKDALRKVGMSGYEDRPPHHLSGGEKKRVAIAGILAMKPDIMILDEPTSGLDPRGASQILRLLHELNEEGMTIIISTHDVDLAPLYSDRIYIISGGEIISEGTPGDVFSDIDTIRGADLRLPRIAHLVEILQKEDDLPFGEPYPLTIGEARRKLRDQLK, encoded by the coding sequence ATGAAGATTATTGAGGCAGTAAATATCAGGTACACCTACCCCGATGGCACCGAGGCACTGAAGGGTATAGATTTCCATGCAAAAAAGGGTGAGGTGGTGGCCCTTCTTGGCCCCAACGGCGCAGGAAAGTCCACACTCTTCCTTCACTTCAATGGCATACTGCAGCCAACCAGTGGGAAGGTGCTGGTAGATGGGAAAGAAATCGACTACAGTAAATCAGGGCTCATAAAAGTCAGGCAGAAGGTCGGAATCGTATTCCAGAATCCTGATGACCAGCTGTTCGCACCAAGGGTTGACGAGGACGTTGCATTTGGACCCCTCAATATGGGACTTGATGAGGACGAGGTTGAAGAGAGGGTTAAGGACGCCCTGCGGAAGGTGGGAATGTCAGGCTACGAGGACAGACCCCCCCACCACCTGAGCGGGGGTGAGAAGAAGAGAGTTGCAATAGCAGGTATACTTGCCATGAAACCTGATATAATGATACTTGATGAGCCAACCTCCGGCCTTGACCCGCGGGGGGCATCGCAGATACTCAGACTGCTGCATGAGCTGAATGAGGAGGGCATGACCATAATCATATCCACCCATGATGTTGACCTGGCACCCCTCTACTCGGACAGGATATACATAATAAGCGGGGGAGAGATAATAAGTGAGGGAACACCAGGAGATGTTTTCTCAGATATAGATACCATAAGGGGCGCCGACCTCCGTCTTCCAAGGATAGCGCATCTGGTGGAGATACTTCAGAAGGAGGATGACCTCCCATTCGGGGAGCCATACCCCCTCACTATCGGGGAGGCCAGGAGAAAACTCCGTGACCAGCTGAAATAG
- the ribC gene encoding riboflavin synthase, with amino-acid sequence MKVGICDTTFARYDMGGAAIDEIKKHATGIKIIRRTVPGIKDLPVACKKLIEEEGCEMVMALGMPGPEEKDKVCAHEASTGLIQAQLMTNTHILEVFVHEDEEDDPEDLKVLADNRAREHAQNLIMMLFRPERLTRDAGMGMREGKPDVGPL; translated from the coding sequence ATAAAGGTCGGGATCTGTGATACAACCTTTGCAAGGTATGACATGGGTGGTGCAGCCATCGATGAGATTAAAAAGCATGCCACAGGTATAAAGATCATAAGGAGAACCGTCCCGGGGATAAAGGATCTTCCGGTGGCCTGCAAGAAACTAATCGAGGAGGAGGGCTGTGAAATGGTCATGGCCCTCGGAATGCCCGGTCCAGAGGAGAAGGATAAGGTATGTGCCCATGAGGCATCCACTGGCCTTATACAGGCTCAGCTCATGACAAACACCCATATACTTGAGGTATTTGTCCATGAGGATGAGGAGGATGACCCTGAAGATCTAAAGGTCCTTGCAGATAACAGGGCAAGGGAACATGCCCAGAACCTCATCATGATGCTCTTCAGGCCAGAGAGGCTGACACGTGATGCAGGGATGGGTATGCGTGAGGGCAAACCTGATGTGGGGCCCCTCTAA
- a CDS encoding flavodoxin family protein gives MVKVIGICGSPRKNGNTEILLREALEAAASEGAETELVRLAGRDINPCRACDSCKSKGECDIDDDLNEVIELAADADGIIIGSPVYFGSVTAQTKMFMDRTRPLRSNFRLSDKVGGAITVGGSRNGGQETACGDIHNFFLIHEAVVVGDAAPTAHYGGTGVGGAKGDSAEDATGIETSRNLGRKVASLAMKIHG, from the coding sequence ATGGTTAAGGTTATTGGAATTTGTGGAAGTCCAAGAAAAAATGGTAACACTGAGATTCTGCTCAGGGAGGCCCTTGAGGCCGCTGCCAGTGAGGGTGCTGAAACCGAGCTTGTGAGGCTCGCAGGCAGGGATATAAACCCCTGCAGGGCCTGTGACTCATGTAAGAGTAAAGGAGAATGTGATATCGACGATGACCTCAATGAGGTGATTGAGCTTGCAGCAGACGCTGATGGGATAATAATCGGAAGCCCGGTGTACTTTGGCTCTGTAACAGCCCAGACCAAGATGTTCATGGACAGGACAAGGCCCCTCAGAAGCAATTTCAGATTATCTGATAAGGTTGGCGGGGCCATAACTGTTGGGGGCTCAAGGAACGGTGGCCAGGAGACCGCATGTGGCGATATACACAACTTCTTCCTTATACACGAGGCTGTTGTTGTGGGTGATGCGGCACCAACAGCCCACTATGGGGGTACAGGTGTCGGTGGTGCGAAAGGGGACTCTGCAGAGGATGCAACGGGTATCGAGACATCCAGGAACCTTGGAAGGAAGGTAGCGTCCCTTGCAATGAAGATTCATGGTTAA
- a CDS encoding glycosyltransferase family 2 protein — MESIPGNVTVVVPAYNEEKTIEDVLKALLERGYRVLVVNDGSRDSTPEILKRMSSRNDRVSVYTHVINRGLGAALRTGIRAALKEGADYVVTFDADGQHDPDDIERVLKPLLEGSADVVIGRRDFEDMPLSRNLGNTIMNLLTLLFYGCRVSDSQSGLRAFTSRAASLIDIKSRGYGVSSEIIGEIRRNGLRMCEVTIRTIYTPETIAKGTSTSVGIRILLRLLLNIFRKI, encoded by the coding sequence ATGGAATCGATACCAGGGAATGTCACTGTGGTTGTACCAGCCTATAATGAGGAGAAGACCATAGAGGATGTCCTGAAGGCCCTTCTTGAAAGGGGTTACAGGGTTCTGGTGGTTAACGACGGCTCGAGGGACTCAACTCCAGAGATACTCAAAAGGATGTCCTCCAGGAATGACAGGGTATCTGTCTATACCCACGTCATAAACAGGGGCCTCGGGGCGGCCCTCAGGACGGGCATCAGGGCTGCCCTGAAGGAGGGGGCAGACTACGTGGTGACCTTCGATGCCGATGGGCAGCATGACCCCGACGACATTGAAAGGGTCTTAAAACCCCTCCTGGAGGGTTCTGCAGATGTGGTTATTGGAAGGAGAGATTTCGAGGATATGCCCCTCTCAAGAAACCTTGGAAACACCATAATGAACCTTCTCACCCTCCTCTTCTATGGGTGCAGAGTCTCAGATTCCCAGTCAGGTCTCAGGGCATTCACATCCAGGGCGGCATCACTTATTGATATAAAAAGCAGGGGCTACGGTGTTTCATCAGAGATAATCGGGGAGATTCGCAGGAATGGCCTCAGAATGTGCGAGGTTACCATAAGGACCATATACACACCCGAAACAATTGCCAAGGGGACAAGCACATCGGTGGGTATAAGGATACTCCTGAGGCTTCTGCTCAATATATTCCGGAAGATTTAG
- a CDS encoding DUF2304 domain-containing protein: MIYQVLGILIGIAGILISVLRFRDSRTSPGGLILWLILWVSVIFFSLRPSFSTEIANILGIGRGLDFLLIIGILGAYYLLFRIYLMVDRLQQEITELVHEIALRGDDE, encoded by the coding sequence ATGATATACCAGGTTCTGGGAATTTTAATTGGAATTGCAGGGATACTCATCTCTGTTCTGAGGTTCAGGGATTCAAGGACATCCCCTGGCGGCCTCATACTGTGGCTGATACTCTGGGTTTCTGTCATATTCTTCTCACTGAGACCCTCCTTTTCGACTGAAATCGCGAACATCCTTGGAATAGGGAGGGGACTTGATTTTCTCCTTATAATAGGCATACTGGGGGCCTATTACCTTCTCTTCAGGATATATCTAATGGTGGACAGGCTGCAGCAGGAGATAACAGAGCTTGTACATGAGATTGCACTTAGAGGGGATGATGAGTAG
- a CDS encoding glycosyltransferase family 4 protein, producing the protein MRICIVTEYFPAGKKLDIRGGAEACAFNEALKLSEKHDVTVLTSRTPENPDGYTSGNMDVICCGPMRSYVQAGSIGERLSFMLSAYREGLKLEPDAVIGYNFITHPVAWMIAGKTNAKALARYHDVWIGEWLRNIGFSGILGEILERYTLSRRFDRMIAVSEYTARKILERYPWQRVSVVHNMVDFSPPLVEKTPSPSIACVSRLVEYKRVGDLIRAVSVLAEEFPDLKCRIIGTGPLEGELQDIAAELGVEDRVEFLGFVEKHEDVLRVIAESWVFCLPSVVEGFGIVVVEAMGCGTPFVASRIPPVMEASREMGGLFFEPCNWRDLTDKLRTLLSDNELHGRLTKEAADVFRDYSADTIGKKLEEILREVTGSI; encoded by the coding sequence ATGAGAATATGTATCGTGACAGAGTACTTTCCAGCAGGTAAGAAACTCGACATAAGGGGCGGTGCAGAGGCCTGTGCATTCAACGAGGCCCTTAAATTGTCAGAGAAGCATGATGTGACGGTTCTAACCTCCAGGACGCCTGAAAATCCTGATGGATACACCAGCGGAAACATGGATGTCATCTGCTGCGGTCCCATGAGGTCCTATGTTCAGGCAGGCTCCATAGGTGAGAGGCTCTCATTCATGCTGTCGGCCTACAGGGAGGGCCTGAAACTTGAACCTGACGCTGTTATAGGGTACAATTTCATAACACATCCTGTGGCCTGGATGATAGCAGGGAAAACGAATGCGAAGGCCCTGGCACGTTACCATGATGTCTGGATCGGTGAGTGGCTCAGAAACATTGGTTTTTCAGGAATACTCGGTGAGATACTTGAAAGATACACCCTCTCAAGGAGGTTCGACAGGATGATAGCGGTGTCAGAATACACCGCCAGGAAGATACTTGAGAGGTACCCCTGGCAGAGGGTCTCAGTCGTCCACAACATGGTGGACTTCAGTCCGCCGCTGGTTGAGAAAACCCCCAGCCCATCCATTGCATGCGTTTCAAGGCTCGTTGAATACAAGAGAGTGGGGGACCTCATAAGGGCGGTTTCAGTTCTCGCAGAAGAGTTTCCTGATCTGAAGTGCAGGATAATAGGTACGGGTCCACTGGAGGGGGAGCTCCAGGACATTGCAGCTGAACTGGGAGTGGAGGATAGGGTTGAATTTCTTGGGTTCGTGGAGAAACATGAAGATGTCCTGAGGGTTATAGCGGAGTCCTGGGTCTTCTGCCTTCCAAGCGTGGTTGAGGGTTTCGGCATAGTCGTTGTGGAGGCAATGGGCTGCGGGACACCCTTCGTGGCTTCCAGGATACCGCCTGTAATGGAGGCAAGCAGGGAGATGGGTGGACTCTTCTTTGAACCCTGTAACTGGAGAGACCTGACTGATAAGCTCAGAACCCTTTTATCTGACAATGAACTCCACGGAAGACTCACAAAGGAGGCAGCAGATGTTTTCAGGGATTACAGTGCAGATACAATCGGGAAAAAACTTGAGGAAATCCTGAGAGAGGTTACAGGTAGCATTTGA
- a CDS encoding (Fe-S)-binding protein has translation MVIYFRGCLARERLTAIEEATEKILQAAGLEYRVMDDETCCGSVLLRTGFLKDAERQIKRTGKMLQGKEVIVSCAGCYRTLNEDYRRMGYSIGVKHISQVILDLVDAGDIEFDKTALRVTYHDPCHLSRHTDEKDATREILKVFTDFREMEHHGRDSRCCGAGGGLRSAHRDISTRVASSRIDEAERTGADILCTSCPFCRLNLESTSMRVMDITELLSEIIREDKG, from the coding sequence ATGGTTATCTATTTCAGGGGATGTCTTGCAAGGGAGAGGCTCACAGCAATAGAAGAGGCCACAGAGAAAATCCTCCAGGCAGCAGGGCTTGAATACAGGGTTATGGATGATGAAACTTGCTGTGGATCAGTACTCCTTAGAACAGGATTTCTGAAGGACGCTGAAAGACAGATTAAGAGGACAGGGAAAATGCTCCAGGGAAAGGAAGTTATCGTATCATGCGCTGGATGTTACCGGACACTCAACGAGGACTACAGGAGGATGGGCTACAGCATAGGGGTAAAGCACATCTCACAGGTTATCCTTGACCTTGTAGATGCAGGGGACATTGAATTTGATAAAACCGCCCTGAGGGTGACATACCATGACCCATGTCACCTATCAAGGCACACAGACGAGAAGGACGCCACCAGGGAGATTTTAAAGGTGTTTACAGATTTCAGGGAGATGGAACACCATGGGAGGGACTCAAGGTGCTGTGGGGCTGGGGGTGGCTTGAGGTCAGCCCATAGGGACATATCAACCAGGGTTGCATCATCACGCATAGATGAGGCTGAGAGGACCGGGGCAGATATACTCTGCACATCCTGCCCATTCTGCCGCCTGAACCTTGAATCCACCTCCATGAGGGTAATGGACATAACAGAGCTTCTATCTGAAATTATCAGGGAGGATAAAGGTTGA